The following is a genomic window from Theobroma cacao cultivar B97-61/B2 chromosome 10, Criollo_cocoa_genome_V2, whole genome shotgun sequence.
NNNNNNNNNNNNNNNNNNNNNNNNNNNNNNNNNNNNNNNNNNNNNNNNNNNNNNNNNNNNNNNNNNNNNNNNNNNNNNNNNNNNNNNNNNNNNNNNNNNNNNNNNNNNNNNNNNNNNNNNNNNNNNNNNNNNNNNNNNNNNNNNNNNNNNNNNNNNNNNNNNNNNNNNNNNNNNNNNNNNNNNNNNNNNNNNNNNNNNNNNNNNNNNNNNNNNNNNNNNNNNNNNNNNNNNNNNNNNNNNNNNNNNNNNNNNNNNNNNNNNNNNNNNNNNNNNNNNNNNNNNNNNNNNNNNNNNNNNNNNNNNNNNNNNNNNNNNNNNNNNNNNNNNNNNNNNNNNNNNNNNNNNNNNNNNNNNNNNNNNNNNNNNNNNNNNNNNNNNNNNNNNNNNNNNNNNNNNNNNNNNNNNNNNNNNNNNNNNNNNNNNNNNNNNNNNNNNNNNNNNNNNNNNNNNNNNNNNNNNNNNNNNNNNNNNNNNNNNNNNNNNNNNNNNNNNNNNNNNNNNNNNNNNNNNNNNNNNNNNNNNNNNNNNNaaatataattaaaattataaagacttaattgatattttttatacatacaagtaataatgataaataaaaataatttttttggatttttttattgttatgtaaataaaattaattatgatcttctatttatgaataattaattttacacttttaaatatctttattttatatgtaattaatatttaaaaatagataaaaaatattcaaataaataaaaaagacgAGATGGGTAAAAAAGCATGTAGGACCATTCAATAAATTTGGAGAGCAACGTACAGCTACTGCCCTTTACCAACCCCACTTCAACAGTATGTTGGTCTGAGTTTCTTGGTTGTTTCCTGCGATCCACACATCTTGACTTGACGTCAACTCCAAAACAATATtcttttctaattaaattccaagtaaaattttaattatagtCAAATAATTTTCACATATCACATATTACAtccataaaaatattaataagcAAGCCAattaataagtataaaatttttagtttaatacATTATGCATctaaatgtttaatttaatagtAATGCATGTCTCTGTTATGAAAGAGCagagtttaattttttttttggtattatTGATATGAAACAAGATTTATctaatttgtaaataaaaattttaattatgttgaatgattttcattaattttttaataaatttatattataaaatcaGTTATATAGAATTgaaaagttaattttcttcttatatgtaattattatttgaaaataaatattcacacgCGAGAATAAATAACAACAAGtgtaaatattatattattggAAAGGGTTGATGGGAATGCACAAAAAACTTTCCAACCAAATTAGGCCCAAAGAAAAGCACAACGCTTGACATGACTTGACTTGCTCAGCTTGTCTAGAAACTGGTAACTCTTCACAACCACATTAATTCCCTATGATTTTTTCTGTAATTCGTATCATCACCCAACCTCAAAAATCTAGCAACCGAATTAGATCCAGAAACAGTTTCCACAATCCATTTTTCTTCTAGTCCAATATCCTTCTCTTGGATTTTCTCTCTACTTCAAGTCTCTTGATTCCTTTCTCAAACATATTGACCATGGCTTTCGTTGCAGAGGCTGCTCTCTCTGCTTCCTTTGACTTGTTGTTGGCCAAGATTTCCTCTTCCGACTTCAACTTTGTCACTGAGAAGCGGGTTCGCGAGGAGATTGAGAACTGGAAAAAGACATTGGAGATCATCCACGCAGTCCTTGCTGATGCAgaggagaagaaaatgaagaacaagGCTGTGAAGATTTGGCTGGCTGACCTCCAAGACTTGGCTTATGACGTCGATGACATCTTGGACGAGTTTGCCACTGAAGCTTTGGGGCGTAAGTTGATGAAAGCACATCGGGCCAGCACTAGTAAGGCACAAAAATATCTTACTAGTTTAAATCCACGTTCCATCATGTTTAACTCTAAGATGATGTCCAAGATCAAAGAGATTACAGGAAGGTTGGAAGATTTAGCAACAAGAAAGATTAACCTGCAACTAGAGAAATATGTTGGAAGGCCCATGACAATACCAAAAAGCAAGCCAAGCACTTCTCTGGTGAATGAAGCTACTGTACAAGGCAGAGACAAAGACAAGAAGGCAATAATTGATCTGCTTTTGAGGAAGGATGGCAATGATGCTGGAGTTTCTGTGATTCCCATCACCGGCATGGGAGGGATAGGCAAGACAACCCTTGCTCAGCTTGTCTACAATGACAGTAGCATAGGAGATTATTTTGATCTCAAAGCATGGGTATGTGTTTCTAATGAATTTGATGTTATTAAGATAACGAAAACAATTCTAGAATCGGTCACTTTCCAGTATTGTGATATACATGACTTGAATTTACTTCAAGTCAAACTAAAGGAAAAGCTATCGAGCAAGAAATTCTTGCTtgttttggatgatgtttggAATGAGAATTATGATGATTGGACAAAGCTTCGATCTCCTTTTGATGCCGGGATTACTGGAAGCAAAATAATCGTAACAACACGTAATTCTAATGTTTCATCAATTATGAGAACTGTTGCAGACCACTCATTGCAAATTTTATCAGATAATGATTCTCTCTGTATGCTTGCTCATCATGCATTAGAAAGAGGGGATTTTACTGGGCATCTAGACCTGAAAGAGATCGGCATGGAGATTGTGAAGAAATGTGGTGGCTTGCCTTTGGCCATTAAAACTATCGGAGGACTATTGCGCACTAAGGTGAATCATGATGCATGGAACTACATATTAAAGAGTGATATTTGGAATCTACCTGAAGAGAAAAGTGACATAACTCCAGCTTTATGGTTGAGTTACTATTATCTTCCTTCGCAATTAAAGCAGTGTTTTGCATATTGCTCTCTAGTCCCTAAAGATTATGAATTTAAAGAGGAGGAAATAGTCTTGTTATGGATGGCAGAAGGTTTTCTAAATGGAGCAAACACTAAAAGGAATATTCAAGATTTGGGTAGCAAGTATTTTGAAGAACTAGTATCAAGGTCATTTTTTCAAGCATCTAACAAGAATGAATCCCAATTTGTAATGCATGACCTAATTAATGATCTAGCTCAGTTCGTTGCAGGAGaagtatattttaaaaggGAAAGGCATGATGATATGAACGGTCCAATTAATCGCACTCGCCATTCCTCTTATATCATTGGTAGTTATGACGGAATCCAAAAGTTTGAGACCTTTTTTGAAGCAAAGTCTCTACGAACCTACCTGCCCTTTAAGATGATGCAGCAATGGAGATGCTACTTGAGCAATAACGTTCTCAATGATTTACTGCCGGCATTAAAATGCTTAAGGGTGCTCTCTTTGAAAAGGTACTACATCACAGAAATTCCTTCTTCTATTGGAAATTTGAAGCATTTACGCTATCTAAATTTCTCTtataccaaaataaaaagtctCCCTGATTCAATATGTAGTCTTTATAATTTGGAGACTCTTTTGTTGAGGTATTgtgagaattttgaaaaactaCCCCTAAAAATAGGGATTTTAGACAACTTATGTCATCTTGATATGACTGATGCAAATTTAATAAAGGAAATGCCAAGTGGAATTGGAAAATTAACAAATCTTCAAGTGTTGTCTAATTTTATTGTGGGTCAAGGTGATGGATTGAATATAAGAGAGATGCAGAATTTGTTAAATCTCAAAGGTCAGCTTTGTATTTCTGAATTGCATAATGTGGATGAAGCTCAACATGCATGGGAAGCTAAGCTATCTAGTAAGTGTGACCTTGATAACTTAGAGTTGAAGTGGAGTGCAGATTTCAATGAAAATCttagaaagaaagaagttgAGAAAGAAGTGTTGAACTCGCTTCAACCTCATAAAGATATTAAAGAGCTTGCCATCAAGTATTATGGTGGAATAGAGTTCCCGGATTGGGTGGAAGATGATTCATTCATATATTTGCAAGTTTTAAGACTTGAATATTGTGAAAATTGCACATTCTTACCAGGAGTTGGAAAATTACCACTTTTAAAACATCTTTATGTCAAGGGGATGAGAAGTGTGATTAGTGTTGGCAATGAGTTTCATGGAGTGAATGGGCCAAATGTATTTCCATCATTAGAGACCTTGTACTTTGAAGATATGCCAGAATGGAAAGAATGGAAACTTTATGAAGTTGACGAACAAGGTAAGCAATTTTGTTGCCTTCGAGAACTCTTTATTGAAAATTGtccaaaattagaaaaaactTTGCCTGATCAGCTTTATTCTTTGGAGAAACTTGTAATTCGTAAGTGCCAAGAATTGGTAGTTTCAGTTTCGAATCTTCCGATGCTATGTGAACTTGATATTTATGGATGCAAAGAAGTAGTGCTTGGGAGTTATGATGATCTATGGTCAGTTAAAAAAATCAGTCTTTCAAACATTTCAAAGTTTGCATGTgtaacaaaagaaatgaagatgGTAGAGTCGATGAAAGTAGAAGTTCTCGAAATTAATAGTTGTGAGGAGCTGACGTCTTTGTGGCAAACAAAGTGGGGGTGGTTGGCGCCTTTGAGATCTCTTCGTACtttaaagtttgaaaattGTACGCAAGTTGTGTGTATAGGAGGAGGGGCAAAGGAGGAGGCAAAAGAAGAGCTTTTGCAATTAGAAATACCGTGCAACATTGAATTTGTGAGATTAGCATATTATCAAGGGTTAGAGAGATTATCGAAGACCTTTCACAACCTTACATGTCTTACACTGTTATGGATTGAAAAGTGCCCGAAATTGGTTTCACTTTCAACG
Proteins encoded in this region:
- the LOC18587186 gene encoding putative disease resistance RPP13-like protein 1 — protein: MAFVAEAALSASFDLLLAKISSSDFNFVTEKRVREEIENWKKTLEIIHAVLADAEEKKMKNKAVKIWLADLQDLAYDVDDILDEFATEALGRKLMKAHRASTSKAQKYLTSLNPRSIMFNSKMMSKIKEITGRLEDLATRKINLQLEKYVGRPMTIPKSKPSTSLVNEATVQGRDKDKKAIIDLLLRKDGNDAGVSVIPITGMGGIGKTTLAQLVYNDSSIGDYFDLKAWVCVSNEFDVIKITKTILESVTFQYCDIHDLNLLQVKLKEKLSSKKFLLVLDDVWNENYDDWTKLRSPFDAGITGSKIIVTTRNSNVSSIMRTVADHSLQILSDNDSLCMLAHHALERGDFTGHLDLKEIGMEIVKKCGGLPLAIKTIGGLLRTKVNHDAWNYILKSDIWNLPEEKSDITPALWLSYYYLPSQLKQCFAYCSLVPKDYEFKEEEIVLLWMAEGFLNGANTKRNIQDLGSKYFEELVSRSFFQASNKNESQFVMHDLINDLAQFVAGEVYFKRERHDDMNGPINRTRHSSYIIGSYDGIQKFETFFEAKSLRTYLPFKMMQQWRCYLSNNVLNDLLPALKCLRVLSLKRYYITEIPSSIGNLKHLRYLNFSYTKIKSLPDSICSLYNLETLLLRYCENFEKLPLKIGILDNLCHLDMTDANLIKEMPSGIGKLTNLQVLSNFIVGQGDGLNIREMQNLLNLKGQLCISELHNVDEAQHAWEAKLSSKCDLDNLELKWSADFNENLRKKEVEKEVLNSLQPHKDIKELAIKYYGGIEFPDWVEDDSFIYLQVLRLEYCENCTFLPGVGKLPLLKHLYVKGMRSVISVGNEFHGVNGPNVFPSLETLYFEDMPEWKEWKLYEVDEQGKQFCCLRELFIENCPKLEKTLPDQLYSLEKLVIRKCQELVVSVSNLPMLCELDIYGCKEVVLGSYDDLWSVKKISLSNISKFACVTKEMKMVESMKVEVLEINSCEELTSLWQTKWGWLAPLRSLRTLKFENCTQVVCIGGGAKEEAKEELLQLEIPCNIEFVRLAYYQGLERLSKTFHNLTCLTLLWIEKCPKLVSLSTDNLPPTLRTLIIWSCENLECLLDDKENINFSSTSLLQSLDIRDCKALKSLSWSGKLPVQLKRLLISGCPELECLAREIGDNTCLESIELSNCGNITYLPQGLDKLSRLQEISLRGCLNLVRLPEALPNLHHLQELIIDECPRVQNSIGERGFPTNLTSLSIIEPNISKAVMEWGLHRLTSLTYLNIDGSNCTDATSFPQEEIGMKLPPSLTNLTLRNFKNVRKLSSNGFQNLTSLQSLWIINCPKLKSIPRKEMLPSLLRLYIWECPVLKKRCKRDEGKQWSNIAHIPFVTIDGRFIYE